Proteins encoded within one genomic window of Dyadobacter chenhuakuii:
- a CDS encoding phosphocholine-specific phospholipase C, translating to MDSRRDFLKKATILTGAGALSNMLPPVIQKALAIDPAPGSTFYDAEHVVFLMLENRSFDHQLGTLQGVRGYNDPRAIDLPDKNKVWFQSNEAGQTYAPFHLNVKDTKVAWMGSIPHGWSDQTDAMNEGKYDKWLDAKKPGKKQYADIPLTMGYCNRIDFPFYYSMADAFTVCDQNFCSSITGTHPNRYYWMTGTVREQNEPDAKAHLWNISNYVYPELEWKTYPERLEENGIPWKIYQNEITMGYGLKSEESGWLSNFGTNVLEYFKEYNVRFHEGGIANLQTKKEALLETIAELEKQPADEQSGKKLAAARKLLSNIETAQQKFNQDTFNALSAKHKNLNTNAFTTNINDPDFHTLTPLQYNDNGTERTLNVPKGDVFHQFRADVENGKLPAVSWLMPPARFSDHPGEPWFGPWYVSEVMEILLKNPEVWKKTIFVLTYDENDGYFDHVPPFTVPNPYKENSGKVSAGIDPKMDFATKSQQTNPSMNESKLREGPIGLGYRVPMIVASPWSRGGFVNSEVFDHTSSLQFLENFIEKKFKKKVKEENITQWRRTICGDLTSVFRPYLGEKIEQPAFLNKTEFIEGIHQAQFRQAPDNFKSLSASEIREMSKDLRKSQDFPVQEEGVRPACALPYELYSNLHFDKTKNSIRVSFKAGNAVFGTRSSGAPFRVYALNPYQNETLRAWNYSSAAGDELHDDWNIGDFENGNYHLRVYGPNGFYREFKGNSGNPLLKVTCDYESKNAKLTGHVVVNIQNLDAKSHSITVADNSYKSGAQSKTIAAGGKATMVLNLSKNFNWYDFSVIVAGSETFEERFAGHVETGSVTKTDPLMGGVV from the coding sequence ATGGATTCCAGAAGAGATTTTCTAAAAAAAGCAACCATACTGACAGGCGCAGGCGCATTGTCGAACATGTTACCGCCTGTTATTCAAAAAGCACTGGCGATCGATCCTGCGCCGGGAAGCACTTTTTATGACGCCGAGCACGTCGTTTTCCTGATGCTCGAAAACCGTTCATTTGATCATCAATTAGGCACATTGCAGGGCGTTAGGGGTTATAATGATCCACGCGCGATTGACCTTCCTGATAAAAATAAGGTTTGGTTCCAGTCGAATGAAGCGGGCCAAACTTATGCCCCTTTCCATTTGAATGTCAAGGATACGAAGGTTGCCTGGATGGGTTCCATTCCGCACGGCTGGTCGGATCAGACGGATGCGATGAACGAGGGGAAATACGATAAATGGCTCGACGCCAAAAAGCCAGGCAAGAAGCAATACGCCGACATTCCGCTCACGATGGGTTATTGCAACCGCATCGATTTCCCATTCTATTATTCTATGGCCGATGCGTTCACCGTATGCGACCAGAACTTTTGTTCGAGCATTACGGGAACGCACCCAAACCGCTATTACTGGATGACAGGGACGGTGCGGGAGCAGAACGAACCCGATGCGAAGGCACATCTCTGGAATATCAGCAACTATGTTTATCCCGAACTCGAATGGAAAACATATCCCGAAAGGCTCGAAGAAAATGGCATTCCCTGGAAAATTTATCAGAATGAAATTACCATGGGTTACGGTCTGAAAAGTGAAGAAAGCGGCTGGCTGAGTAACTTTGGGACCAATGTATTGGAGTATTTCAAAGAATACAATGTGCGCTTCCACGAAGGCGGGATCGCAAATCTGCAAACAAAAAAAGAAGCGTTACTGGAAACAATTGCGGAGCTGGAAAAACAGCCTGCGGACGAGCAGTCGGGCAAAAAACTTGCAGCTGCCAGGAAGCTGCTTTCCAACATTGAAACGGCTCAGCAGAAGTTTAATCAGGACACATTCAACGCGCTTTCTGCAAAGCATAAGAATTTGAATACCAATGCATTTACCACCAACATTAACGACCCTGACTTTCATACGCTAACACCATTGCAGTACAACGATAACGGAACGGAGCGCACGCTTAATGTCCCGAAAGGCGACGTATTCCATCAGTTCCGGGCCGATGTCGAAAATGGAAAACTGCCTGCCGTTTCCTGGCTGATGCCTCCCGCACGTTTTTCCGATCACCCGGGCGAGCCCTGGTTCGGGCCTTGGTATGTGAGTGAAGTAATGGAGATTTTGCTCAAAAATCCCGAAGTCTGGAAGAAGACGATCTTTGTCCTGACTTACGACGAAAATGATGGTTATTTCGATCACGTTCCTCCTTTTACTGTTCCTAATCCCTACAAAGAAAACTCAGGCAAAGTATCCGCGGGTATCGATCCGAAAATGGATTTTGCAACAAAAAGTCAGCAAACGAATCCGTCGATGAACGAGAGCAAGCTCCGTGAAGGGCCTATCGGACTGGGTTACCGCGTGCCGATGATCGTTGCATCTCCCTGGTCCCGCGGCGGCTTTGTGAATTCGGAGGTTTTTGACCATACATCTTCTTTGCAGTTTCTTGAAAATTTTATTGAGAAAAAATTCAAGAAAAAAGTGAAAGAAGAGAACATTACGCAGTGGCGCCGAACTATCTGCGGCGACCTCACATCCGTTTTCCGGCCTTACCTGGGCGAGAAAATCGAGCAGCCTGCGTTTTTGAATAAAACCGAATTCATAGAAGGCATTCACCAGGCACAGTTCCGCCAGGCGCCCGATAATTTCAAATCCCTAAGCGCGAGCGAGATCCGGGAAATGAGCAAAGATCTGCGCAAATCCCAGGATTTTCCAGTGCAGGAAGAAGGTGTTCGCCCGGCCTGCGCATTGCCTTATGAGCTTTATTCAAACCTGCATTTTGACAAAACGAAAAACAGCATCCGGGTGTCCTTCAAGGCTGGTAATGCGGTGTTCGGGACCAGATCAAGCGGCGCGCCTTTCAGGGTTTACGCATTGAATCCTTATCAAAACGAAACGCTGCGTGCCTGGAATTACAGCTCGGCAGCAGGCGACGAACTGCATGACGACTGGAATATCGGCGATTTTGAAAATGGCAACTATCATCTCCGCGTTTACGGCCCGAACGGTTTCTATCGGGAATTTAAGGGTAACTCTGGCAACCCGTTGCTGAAAGTGACTTGTGATTATGAATCCAAAAACGCAAAATTGACCGGCCATGTAGTAGTCAACATTCAAAATCTCGATGCCAAATCTCACAGCATTACCGTAGCCGACAACAGTTACAAATCGGGCGCGCAAAGCAAAACCATTGCAGCCGGCGGAAAGGCCACAATGGTTTTAAACCTATCCAAAAACTTCAACTGGTACGATTTCAGCGTGATAGTTGCGGGCAGCGAAACATTCGAAGAGCGCTTCGCGGGACACGTAGAAACCGGCTCAGTAACCAAGACGGACCCATTGATGGGAGGTGTGGTTTAG
- a CDS encoding siderophore-interacting protein: MVDIIKKAASGLLERMFDTAMVVAIRSWPGADIFEIDLHLPDIDLDSWDSIKRLKCKVDTLEYRDYTPTLWNSETNICTMFIDSGHRGAGSRWVRTLKSGDQILFGAAHAASLPSQNGPVLCLADASAIGHFLALKQLTDRSEHPLDVAVLVHSDYEIPEIFKEENPEFHFVECSEQIGFDRLEQWFLGKNLADYNSIYIAGNVTLMKTLRAKLKANPNVRARIKCYGFWS; the protein is encoded by the coding sequence ATGGTTGATATCATTAAAAAAGCGGCATCGGGTTTATTGGAAAGAATGTTTGATACGGCCATGGTGGTGGCGATCAGGAGCTGGCCCGGGGCAGATATATTTGAAATTGATTTGCATCTTCCAGACATTGACCTGGATAGCTGGGACTCGATCAAACGCTTGAAGTGCAAGGTGGACACGCTCGAATACCGCGATTACACGCCCACACTCTGGAACTCGGAAACAAATATTTGTACAATGTTCATTGATAGCGGACATAGAGGTGCAGGGAGTCGCTGGGTCAGGACACTCAAATCGGGCGACCAAATTCTCTTTGGGGCCGCCCACGCTGCATCGCTTCCATCCCAAAACGGGCCGGTATTGTGCCTTGCCGATGCCAGTGCGATCGGACATTTCCTGGCATTGAAGCAGCTTACAGACCGCAGTGAACATCCGCTGGACGTTGCTGTACTCGTGCATAGCGACTACGAAATTCCGGAGATTTTTAAAGAAGAAAACCCTGAATTTCATTTTGTTGAATGTTCAGAACAAATCGGCTTTGATCGTTTGGAGCAATGGTTTCTCGGTAAAAACCTGGCGGATTATAATTCAATATATATTGCAGGAAATGTTACCCTAATGAAAACGCTGAGAGCCAAACTGAAAGCAAACCCAAATGTACGTGCCCGGATCAAATGCTATGGTTTTTGGTCTTAA